A stretch of DNA from Strigops habroptila isolate Jane chromosome 1, bStrHab1.2.pri, whole genome shotgun sequence:
AGCCCGGCTCAGCTCCCCGGCGGGCAGCTTTGCCGTCCCCAAGTCGCCCCTCCAGCCTTCCCGCGGCGCTCGCAGCCCCCCTCTAACAGGTGGCTCGGTGCCTTCCCGCTCTCCCGCGGCCGCTgcgccttcttcctcctcctcctcctggctgcCGCCGCGCCTTCCTCCGCGCAGGTAGGGCGGTCCGCACCCCCTGCGCTCACCGCTGCCGCCCCGAGGGACTCCTGCAGCCCCGGAGCCCCCGCAGGGGCTGCGGTGCAGCGAGGAGACgcgggtgtgtgtgtgtggagggggaAGCCGTGCTTTGCCACCCCGCGCCTGCCTTCATGGCCCTGCTGTGTGTCTGTCGTTGCAGCGGGCATGGGGAACCAGGTGGAGAAGCTGACCCATCTGAACTACAAGGAAGTTCCCACGGCCGACCCGACTGGTATGGACAGAGATGAAGGGCCCAGGATCGGGGTCTCCTACATCTTTTCGAATGATGATGATgagctggaacagcagcaggattCAGTGCACGACCTGGAGGGTgagcacccagccctgcagccctaTGATCCCCAGCTGCATGAGGTGGAGTGCTCAGTCTATTACCGGGATGAGTGTATTTACCAGAAGAGCTTTGCAGAGGAGGACACGCTGCCAGAGGAGGGTGATGAAGGAGGTGGGGGGCATCTGAGCACCTACACCCCAGAGAACCTGCTGAATAGGTGCAAACCTGGTGACCTGGTGGAGTTTGTGTGCCAGGCCCAGTATCCGCACTGGGTGGTATATGTCGGAGATTTTCAAGTTGTGCATCTGCACAGGCTGGAGGTGGTGAACAGCTTCCTCACCGATGCCAGCCAGGGCAGACGGGGCCGCATTGCCAACCAGTTGTACCGCTACAAACCCCTCAGCCCGGCCGTGGTGGTGCGCAATGCCCTGGAGCAGGTGGGTTGCAAAGACCGGGACTTGAGTTGGAGAAACTCTGAGTGTTTTGCTGCCTGGTGCCGGTATGGCAAGCGGGAGTTTAAAATCGGTGGGGAGCTGCGCATAGGCAAGCAGCCCTACCGACTGCAGATCCGGCTGGGTGACAAGCGCAGCCACACGCTGGAGTTCCAGAGCCTGGAGGATCTGATtatggagaagaggagaaatgacCAGATTGGTAGAGCTGCTGTGATCCAGGAGCTCTCCAGCcacctgcaggctgcagaggaggaggaagaagaggaggaagaccATCATCATCCAGGTGCTCAGACTGCTGTGGAGtagcagccccagcaccaccatgCTGCTTAGCCTGGGTGATGGGGATTAAAACTGAAGGCTGCGAAATTGAGCTGTTATAAGCCCTTTGGGCCGCTTCGGTGCAGCTCCATTCCAATCACATGtgaaaggaagggggaaagctGATTAAGTGTCTGTGCTTTAGTGCTTAACTCCTTCAGTGCTTGATGATAAAACCCCTGACTTATTTGTAGAGGATAAAACTCAGGGCAATTCTACACCTCTCTATTCCCagttctttcccttcctctctgccctCTTCGTGCATAGCCTCAACCATCTGCCAGTAGGCCTGACTCTGTAAGATGTTAAATGCCTTTGACATCTACTTATCAGCAGAAGTTAAGAGTATTTAGTACTATTAAGAAGGAGCCAACCACTTTCAGGACATGACCATGTAGCTCTGAGTTGGTAGGTGAGAAGCATGAGGGtattgttttcccttctctgccccTGCTTCTCCTCAGTTGTGGCTCCTGTTGGTATTGCAACAAGCTGCTTGCTTGCCTGGTGCAAGGTTCGTGGATTTGTAGCCAGCCCCCCAGAAGGTGTAAGGGAGAAACCTCCACCAATTTTAATGAACTGGGTTTGATGTGCCTGGTGCCTTCTTAACTGATAGGAGCTTGCAGGTAAGCTGGGAGACCTCCTCCGTTGCTATTAGTGTGTGGTTTTGAGGACAGAATACGTATTTCTTGCTGACTGGTCCCAGGGGATGCTGGTTAAGGAGGAGTCTGCACGCTGTGCTGGAGTTCTTTCAGGCAGATACTGAGCTATGCCAGTGCTCATAAAGGCTGCCTGCTTTCCCTAAAGCAAATGGCAGAGCTCATGGTTATGTCTGTGGTACACATcaaggcagcagaagcaggttGCTCATGTGCAAGAGTATGTCTTGAGTAAGCTGTCCCTTGAGAGTGTGGCCTCTTGGCTGGGAGCTCTTGGCTGTAGGCATGTTAGAGGTTCTGCACCGCAGTAAACCCAGCTGAGATGGGAAATGATGGGAGGGAACACAGGCTGGAAGGCACCACAGGCAGGGGGTTTGGgtgttccttttttccttccttaccacaaagcaatttccttttcattagggcttttatgtttccttttttgctaTTATTGATGGTATGCAGCAGAGCTATAGCATTAGAGCAAAGGAGGGGACGTGCCTCTAAAGTTGTTGTGCAAGTCCTCATTAAacaggaggggagggggagtgCGGTGCTGCCTGCCTTGAATATTCCCTGAACTTGTTTTCAACTGTTTAACTGGTctcctgcacaggcagcactgtCAGATCTTTGTCCTGGAATCTGAAGTGTGTGAGCAAACACAGATTTGGAGGCAATTTCTAATGCAAAATTCTTTCCCCTTAAAGCATAATAGGGATGAGGTGAACTTGAAGATAAGCTCGAGTTCCTTTAAATAATGGCAACGGTGTGGTGCAAACTTGAAGCATAGTTAATACGGTCTTCCCTGCAGTTGTTTACAGTTATGCCACAAATAGCAAAGTACTCTGTGTCCTTTCCACTACTGAGACGGGAGCAAAGTTTGTCACTTAAGAATAGGTAGATACCAGCTTCTGATTAGTTAAGACTATATGAACCAATTTTGCCAATGTGATCCAAATAGGTTGTGGTGGTGTATTTTCTGCCTAAAATACACAAGCTagaaaaaagctgtgaaaactATTTCATCCTCGCTTCaggagggaaaataatttttagagtTATGCAAATACACCATATACTGTTTCCTTAATGACTTCTGTGCTCTCATTTTTGGGCTGTGAAATACCCAAATGTAAAGGAGAGTTTTAACACCAAACTCCCTTAAAATGCTATAGCTCAGGTGTCTGCACTGGATAGGTTCTTTTCCTCCAATATGCAATTGAGTTATACTCAAGTTACTGTGGTTGTCAAGCAGATGTACAACCTTGCTTTGATAGCATAGCTACCCATTTCTAAATATAATGGGGTTAATATGTGGATGCACACAGGTTTTATACAGCTACTGGTGACTACTAAAAGCCGAAATGATCACTGAAATAGTCTGAAAAAGAGTGAAGGAGAGTCTCTGTTGTACTGACTGGTAAGAGACAACAGATTATCTAGACCATGAGTAAATGTCTGGCTTTGGTTTCTTTCATACTGAAACCTTGTACATAACAAAGTTTATTTCACTGTGTAATATAGGtatgtaaaataatattttcttacagatatttttgaaagttaaaaaattcCTTCATAACCTTGCATTTGAAAGTAAATTGTTAGGCACATTATTTTCCAGTCCTCTgaatgggtttatttttcattagtgaTCTAAAGTATATTCTAGGTCATAAAGTATAGAAACTGCTATAAATGTCAAATATTATGTATCTACAGGGTACTAAACAGTAAACTagttgtgaaaatatttttcccttgtgtcTGAAACATCAGAACTATGACACATAGctatttctcttctgaaataccCTGCATAGTCTGGCTTTGtcctctgttcttttttctttttccccccagtttttgcttaataaaaaaaggacCAAATCTGCTTGGGAATGGAGAGCAAAGCTTCTTTGACCAACTGAAATCATGTCTGGTGCTGATCTTAGTGCTTCTCTGTACCAGTCATGCCTTTAGGGATAAATTCCCACACAGGCATAAGGCCTTAGCAAAGAATCCCAGAGCTTGCATTGCCTTCTGAGGATGAAGTGGGGAGCTTGCCTCACAGCAAAGTAGGGTCTGGCATATGTTCTGCTGTGTTATAAAACCTGTATGCTCCTCTGACACCTGGGATACAGGTGTTCAGTATTTAAAGCACAGATATTTGGAATCTTTGAATTTCTCTGCAAGCCGTGTTTGGGAATTTATTCTGTCTCCTGGCATTCCGTTCTATGTAAAAGtagaaggggaagggggaagccTGGAATTTTTTATTGAGTCTGGAAGAGGGATTTCTTATTCCAGCAGATAAAGATGCAACTGTTGAATCTTTAACAGGCAGGTCCTTTTTCCCTGTCCTAGGCACTGTTATTTAATAGGTGCTACTAAACACCACTGCAAACATTTCTAAGCAGTCTAGTTGTTAAGCCATGGACCTTTAATGAGCTGGATGTGAGAACAGGAATTGCTGTAGAAGCACATCCCAACTGCTTAATTTCGTGTCTTTGCTGTACTTTACTCGGTTACTGTCCGCAGAGTAGGCTGGGAAATCTAGAGCTTGATTTTAAAGTAACAGATCTCCcaggaaaacagacttttttgtgtatgtgtctACTTCAAGAGGTTTTTTGTAGATCAcaaaagagaggggaaaagaataGATAAAAGTGttcttctctgcagcttctTCTTTAACATACAGAAATTCAGGTGTGATCCTTCTGCAGAACTTCAGGTTCAGCAATGGTCCTAAGCCTATACTGAAGTTTGAAGTTGTGAATAGACCCTACCTTGAGCCACTTGAAAATAGTAAGACTAGTCATGTGCTTGAAGTTAAGTGCgtatttacttttctttgtgAATAAGGGCCGGGAATTTCAATCTGAGGTCTCTGGTGGGAGCGTGAAGGATCTGAGGTTGCATAATCACCAGGGGAGAACAAGTGGTGCTGTGAAAGCCGTTTCTGAAAGGGCCTCTTGTCCAAACAAGACTCATGGAATCCAGCCCAAACTTTGGCCTCAGTTTCCCACTGGAAATCCAGGAGCTGCACTGATTCGGTGAGAATTGTACTACACAGCAGTTGTAAACTAAGCTGGTGATCACTCTGCAGACTGTTCCTGGTGACTTTGTCTTTCATGCTTGAAATTTCCcttgcatttttaacatttaaagtTAATATCATTGGTTTTAAAAGCCCTTTGATTGTGCAAACACTTAATCATCTATATGAATTTACTCATTTGGGCATACCTACTGCTACTGATAGGATGACTGCTGTGAATATCATTATGCACATGTTAAGGCTGGCAAGACTGAGCCCCAGATGTGTAAATGTAGCTCCAGCTAGGAAATGTAGATGAGCAGTCTTATTTCCCCAGAGTATTGGTGTGTTTGATGCAAATAATGTCTTGGAAAAGGCTTTATAGTAAAACCTACAATTATCCCTTGAttgagtaattttaaaaacacaattcAGACATTCACCTTCCATGGCAGTGAACAAGGACATAAACTGAAAACTATTTCAGGTTATCCCTGATTCTGTGTGAATGCAAAGTATTGATTACAGCAATGCTCTAGAGCTCACCTGACCAACATAGTAGGCAGTTGTAGGGTAGGCAGGGAAAATATCCAAAAGCTAATTCAAAACCTATATTTTCTtacttggaaaaatatattcttcagACTGAAGGACCCTACACTATGGAATTGTTTTGTATAAATGAAACCCTAGTCAAACTTCTTCTTAagtttcattcatttaaattcaaaattcCACTCTTAGTAGTAAAGTAGGTAATATTATGTGATGaatatatttcagattttgaatGTAAcggtggttttctttttctcttctcctttggTTAAGTTTTACCAAAGGTTTGTCCTTGGGTGTGTGAAGTGTGTTGTCGAGTGCTTTCCCACCTGTGCTTTTCTGACAAGTAACAGCACCAACCATCGTTCTAACAGCCATGTAGGAACAAATAttgttttttgaaagcaaaattttgatttttgtatCTGCTCAGAGACTAGTAACTAAGTAGAGGTAAGAAATACACTGTTTCCAACAGCAGTTTCTATCTATAAGAAATCTACTGTTAATTCAGTACATGTTGATTACTCTTATAAATCAATGTGCAGTGATAAGGCTGAGTGTATTGTATAATGGGCTTGGACTTTCagattagattttttttgttttaaaactgcatAGGAAGAAATCGGGGTGGCTTCAAACACCAGTGGTTTAGATGGTTCTTTTGCGTTAATATTGAATTAGAAGCTTTCTTTAAATGCACACTTGAAATTCCTGACATTGTAACACTTCATGGAATCATCCACAATAACAAGTGTAATcacaaaatatgatttttttccccccaccatGAGCATTTTCTGTAAGCTGTCCTTTGTCAGTAAATGTTGAATTGTTAGTGCAAATATCttcttttcctgagaaagaAGTACAGATCATTGATTGTAccatttccttcaaaatgaaGGGCATCGCATAgtaactaaaaagaaataaaagatttataGTATCTTTTAgaacctttctttcttttctttgtttttggaatggtgtggtttttttccagcttttttgaAAACTAATGGTTTCTCATGGTGCATGCATGAGACACAAAACAATTGACGTTTTCACTGACTTCACATGTCGGATCAAAATCTAACTCTTGCtccaaagaaagaggaagaataatCTGTACAAGGCCAGACCATCATCTGCTTAATAGGCAATAGCTGTATTAAACCCAATGAAGATCTGGcccataatttaattttaaaagtggaaaatgaaTTCAGCAGAAGATCATATAGTATTAGTTGGCACCTAGTCTTGTCTTGTCTGCCAGCAACTGCTAAAAGAACAGATGTAGTGTCTGCGAGAGGGAGAAATGAGAGAACATCAGAACTCATGGGGAGTTTTTTGGAAAATCTGTACAACTGTTCAGTTTGTGTGATGTTTTGTCTTGGGGAAGCTCCAGGGATGGAGTGGGATCTGTGTTCTACCCGCACCAGGCGCAGGGATGTTTCTTACTGAAGGTATTGAGGGTCATTCATTGTGGTAAGATGTTATATCCATAGGGTAATGGTTCTTAATTCATCAAAGCCTTCCGCTGTGTGCACATCCATGATGACAAAAACAGTGATACAACAAACTGTACTTCTCCCTGAGATCCTGACCAGGAGGAGTTGTTTGAATCTTGCACAAAAGCGTTGGGTCAGCTGAAACAAGAATACTTGAAGCGAATCCATCCCAAGGAAATTAAGCTGTAGCAAATAAGACTTTTGCTGAAGGGAATGGTGGAGATCTTGGCTCTTCTGTGGGTCATAACTGTTCTTCACAGCCTTGTCACAGATGTGACAGAGTGAGACAAATTCTTCTAACAGACAGCAGCTTCTAAGGCTCAGGGCCGCAGGTGGGATTCCACcataacatttaatttctagCTCTGGCATGGACCTAGGTGACTTTGAACAAGATGTGAGGCACCCAGCTGTGTTCTGTGTGACTGTAAGAGTGCCTGCATTTTTCAGGTCTCTGATACTAGATCTGAGAAAGAACATGAAGAACCAAGAATGTGAGTTGGGTAGCTGAATCAATACCTGGATATCCCTGATCAGCTGCCAACTAACGCTGAAATCTGCAGAGGGCgtgtagagataggacaagggttaagggctttaagatgacagagggaagatatagattaaatattaggaagaaattctatactatgagggtgatgagacactgcAACAGGTATGCTCCATTcctgggagtgttcaaggccaggttggatggggctttgagcagcctggtccagtggaaggtgtcttgcccatggcagggggttggaactggatgatctttaaggtcgcttccaactCAAACCTTTCAATTATTCTATGGGATACTgtgtccccagcagcagggtATCACCCCTGCTGTCATTCACTGCTCCCTCCTGGTGCTGCCACATGGCTCAGGTGCTTCATTGCACAGACCTCTCAGCCAGTCATCTGCCACCAGGGCACTAAACCTATTCTGTAGTTGTAAGtcttcaggaaaagcaggagcCTTCCTCCCATTTCCAAACATAACGGGTTTCCAGCCTTCACCATCACTGGAGTCTCCATTTTGCAATCTGATAAGCACAGGCTCTGCCTGTCCCTCCTTCAGTACAGCTGAAGAGTCAGGCTCCCATTTTATCCAGGTATCAGAGAGGATCCAGTCAACCTCCTTTTTACCATCCCTGATGCTGCACTGTCTGCTGACTCCTGCGGTGGCACTGATCCTTCACCAGCACACACCTGCAGACAGGGAGCCCATCTCCCCTGGCCCCACCAAGAAGCAAGGAACTTCTTGCTGCCTgagacctgcagagctgcatccTCCTTGTGGTGAGTTAACCTTGACTAAGGGCCCAGACACCCTGGTCGTACTGTCACACCTACTGACGGAGAAAATGAGATGGAAGAGCTCATGGGTCAtgataaagacagggagatctCTTACCGATtgctgtcatgggcaaaacaggctcaacagggaaaattaaatttattgtCAATTAAAATGGATTTGAATGGTgagaaagatagaaaaaatgaaatgtttcaccCCACTTTCTCCATGCAGGGGTGCGGATGGGGGTCGCAGTCAGCCTAACACAGCCCCTCTCAGCCACTGCTCGCTCCTCACCcgtccccctgctccagcgtgggccCTTCACCAGCTGCATCCTTAAGGGACAACCTGCTCCCGTGGGGTCTCTCCAGGGCTGAGGGGATCCCTGCTCCAggcctgcagcacctcctgccctcctcctcctcctctgccctccctcgggttcccactgctgctgctccttccttggcttcctcctgctctgctctatGGAGTTTGCTAGAAGGGTTTGGAGCTTGGTAGAAACTCATGTCAATGAGATTCGTTTGTCTCACTCTGGGTCACCAAGGACTGTGGTCAGTCCCTTGTCTTAGAACCAGAATTTGTTGCTTGTATCAAGTTCGTCAGTGGAAATTAACTGGGACTGTTGAGAATCAAGTTAACTGAGGATCATATAAAAGTCTGGCCTCTCTAATTTTGACTTGCTCCTGAGCTGCTCTGTCCTATTCGGAACAAGCATTCTGGGACAACCTCTGCTCTTTCTGTACAGTAGTTAGTGCAATGAGGTCTCAAATGTTTTACAGAGTATTAATCAAGTCAATCACCAGAGGgcagaggaaattaaatgaTCATGTTCTGGACCATGAAATAGATGACTCACATTCCTGAAAAAGGTTTATTTGAGCAAAACAGGTACACAAGTGTACCTGGCTTACCACAGAAATCGTATAGAGGAAGATGAGCCTCGAGGGAGAAGGATCAAGGCACTTGACAGCACACAGACAAACGTGCAATGTCTGTAGAGAATAGGTCTCCATACACAACTTGTCCGGCTCCCACG
This window harbors:
- the LRATD2 gene encoding protein LRATD2; the protein is MGNQVEKLTHLNYKEVPTADPTGMDRDEGPRIGVSYIFSNDDDELEQQQDSVHDLEGEHPALQPYDPQLHEVECSVYYRDECIYQKSFAEEDTLPEEGDEGGGGHLSTYTPENLLNRCKPGDLVEFVCQAQYPHWVVYVGDFQVVHLHRLEVVNSFLTDASQGRRGRIANQLYRYKPLSPAVVVRNALEQVGCKDRDLSWRNSECFAAWCRYGKREFKIGGELRIGKQPYRLQIRLGDKRSHTLEFQSLEDLIMEKRRNDQIGRAAVIQELSSHLQAAEEEEEEEEDHHHPGAQTAVE